The following are encoded together in the Anaerostipes caccae L1-92 genome:
- a CDS encoding shikimate dehydrogenase, with the protein MAERITGHTELIGLMAYPIRHSSSPAMHNEAFAQLGLDYAYLAFEVTNETLEDAVKGIRALQLKGSNVSMPNKTVVGQYLDELSPAAKLCGAVNTIVNENGKLTGHITDGIGYMASLKDNGIDVIGKKMTIAGAGGAATAIEIQAALDGVKEMSIFNIKDKFWENAEKTIEKIRSNTDCVVNLYDLDDKDKLKEEIADSYLFAQATGVGMKPLEGQSVIPDISFLRPDLIVTDTVYAPRQTKLLEQAEEAGCKCMNGLGMMLFQGDAAFHLWTGKHMPLEHMKKVLDIQY; encoded by the coding sequence ATGGCAGAAAGAATTACAGGACATACGGAATTGATCGGGCTGATGGCGTATCCGATCAGACACTCCAGTTCGCCGGCAATGCACAACGAGGCATTTGCACAGCTGGGACTTGATTATGCGTATCTTGCATTTGAGGTGACCAATGAGACCCTTGAAGATGCAGTAAAAGGGATCCGTGCTCTGCAGCTGAAGGGCTCCAATGTTTCCATGCCGAATAAAACGGTAGTAGGACAATATTTGGATGAACTTTCACCCGCAGCTAAACTTTGCGGTGCGGTAAACACCATTGTGAACGAGAATGGAAAGCTGACCGGACATATAACGGACGGAATAGGCTATATGGCATCATTAAAGGACAACGGAATTGACGTCATCGGAAAGAAAATGACTATTGCCGGAGCCGGCGGTGCTGCCACAGCTATTGAGATCCAGGCCGCGCTGGACGGAGTAAAGGAAATGTCGATCTTTAATATCAAAGATAAGTTTTGGGAAAACGCTGAGAAGACCATTGAAAAGATTCGATCAAATACAGACTGTGTGGTAAATCTCTATGATCTGGATGACAAAGATAAGCTGAAGGAAGAAATCGCTGACAGTTATCTTTTCGCACAGGCAACAGGGGTGGGAATGAAACCTCTGGAGGGACAGTCTGTAATACCAGACATCTCATTTTTGAGACCGGATCTGATTGTGACAGATACTGTATATGCACCGCGGCAGACAAAGCTCTTGGAGCAGGCAGAAGAAGCCGGATGCAAATGTATGAACGGACTGGGAATGATGCTGTTCCAAGGGGACGCAGCTTTTCATCTATGGACAGGAAAACATATGCCGTTAGAACATATGAAAAAAGTTTTGGATATTCAGTATTAA
- a CDS encoding AraC family transcriptional regulator, with translation MFLEEYREKVRRPIFEPDHSPKICRLSHSYNNPTWNYQYHLHKNETELVYISKGSGTYVINTNSYQLKKGMILIVEQGAIHSLFSDEHDPLNCWTCAISDYKLCCRSDHGFMLPANVCPAMDSGIHENYIHRLFEELDLLRKFSSDTHMAACDALAVSLASIYFELFLADPKTERHKDSSFARDILIYINENYASQITLKKLAEQFHISTDHISHEFSKVYGISPINYVIDRRLNEAKWMLINTSDSLVSIAKKIGYENTNHFSKLFQKRMQYPPLKFRELYQHKKSTSS, from the coding sequence ATGTTCTTAGAGGAATATCGCGAGAAAGTACGGAGGCCAATATTTGAGCCGGATCATTCTCCAAAAATCTGCCGTTTATCACACAGCTATAATAATCCCACCTGGAATTACCAGTACCATTTACATAAAAACGAGACCGAACTGGTCTATATTTCAAAAGGAAGCGGGACTTATGTCATCAATACCAATTCCTATCAGCTGAAGAAAGGAATGATTCTCATTGTAGAACAGGGTGCCATCCATTCCCTTTTTTCTGATGAACATGATCCCCTGAACTGCTGGACCTGTGCCATTTCAGATTACAAATTATGCTGCCGGTCCGATCACGGATTTATGCTTCCTGCCAATGTATGCCCTGCCATGGATTCCGGTATCCATGAAAACTATATCCACCGTCTGTTTGAGGAATTAGACTTGCTGAGAAAATTTTCTTCCGATACTCATATGGCAGCCTGTGACGCCTTAGCCGTTTCACTGGCAAGCATTTATTTTGAACTTTTCCTTGCCGATCCGAAAACGGAGCGTCATAAAGATTCCTCTTTTGCCCGTGATATTTTAATTTATATCAACGAAAATTACGCCTCACAAATCACTTTGAAAAAACTGGCTGAACAATTTCACATCAGCACAGATCATATCAGTCATGAATTTTCTAAGGTATATGGAATCTCACCGATTAATTATGTGATTGACCGCAGACTGAATGAGGCAAAATGGATGCTGATCAACACTTCCGATTCTCTGGTCTCCATTGCAAAAAAAATCGGCTACGAGAACACCAATCATTTTTCAAAACTCTTCCAGAAGAGAATGCAGTATCCGCCGCTCAAATTCCGGGAACTGTATCAGCACAAAAAGAGCACCTCATCTTGA
- a CDS encoding MFS transporter: MKQEKRYKHLYPTAFMLYVTFFVHGFGAAIIGQNVTSLQQQWGTTAAGVVAVTSALGIGRLITYPFSGALSDRFGRRPITLIGSFVYVLFFAGILVSPNAQVGYFVAMLCGVANGFLDSGVIPGAMEILEDSGLASILTKLVISIAQYILPMMIAYLLANDMWYGWTFVFCIIILIVNALLLTRAKFAPQPKVETENGEKVKGFVGVSKASKFAVEGIALIVIGYTCTATFQIFLAVNKSYGMDVLGMTEGAAGQIQSMYSLGSILMVVATTFLLKWIKPVKFILICPIIAGATEFLMFVSRNTTLAVAGGFIVGATAAGGVLQLVTATMTDLFPASKAKCVSAVMIAGALSQFSATVMASKLAEMFGMEYSLLVAVGFTVLGIVLAVVVNIRYSIIEKSLAAEGKSL; encoded by the coding sequence ATGAAACAGGAAAAACGTTATAAGCATTTGTACCCAACAGCATTTATGCTGTACGTTACATTCTTTGTCCATGGTTTTGGAGCAGCGATCATAGGACAGAATGTAACTTCCCTTCAGCAGCAGTGGGGGACCACAGCGGCCGGAGTTGTTGCCGTGACATCAGCGCTTGGAATCGGACGTCTGATTACATATCCATTTTCAGGAGCATTGTCTGACCGGTTCGGAAGAAGACCAATTACTTTGATCGGAAGTTTTGTCTACGTCTTGTTCTTTGCCGGAATCCTTGTATCTCCGAATGCTCAGGTCGGCTACTTTGTTGCAATGCTCTGCGGTGTTGCCAATGGATTTTTAGACTCCGGCGTTATTCCGGGAGCGATGGAAATCCTGGAGGATTCAGGACTTGCAAGTATTCTTACGAAGCTGGTCATCTCCATTGCTCAGTATATTCTGCCAATGATGATTGCCTATCTGCTGGCAAATGACATGTGGTATGGCTGGACATTTGTCTTTTGTATTATTATCCTGATCGTCAATGCACTGCTGCTGACAAGAGCCAAATTTGCGCCGCAGCCGAAAGTAGAGACAGAAAACGGAGAGAAAGTAAAAGGTTTCGTGGGAGTTTCCAAGGCATCAAAATTTGCAGTGGAAGGAATTGCACTGATCGTTATCGGTTATACCTGTACAGCAACATTCCAGATCTTTTTGGCTGTAAATAAAAGTTATGGAATGGACGTGCTGGGAATGACAGAAGGGGCTGCCGGGCAGATTCAGTCTATGTATTCTTTAGGTTCTATCCTTATGGTCGTAGCTACAACATTTCTGCTGAAATGGATCAAACCAGTCAAATTTATTTTGATCTGCCCGATCATCGCAGGAGCGACAGAATTTTTAATGTTTGTTTCCAGAAATACGACGCTGGCAGTGGCAGGCGGTTTCATTGTCGGCGCAACGGCAGCAGGGGGTGTGCTTCAGCTGGTGACAGCTACAATGACAGACCTGTTTCCGGCTTCCAAGGCGAAATGTGTCAGCGCAGTTATGATTGCAGGAGCTCTTTCCCAGTTTTCAGCAACGGTAATGGCAAGTAAACTGGCTGAAATGTTCGGTATGGAATATTCTCTGCTGGTAGCTGTAGGATTTACCGTTTTAGGAATTGTTTTGGCGGTCGTTGTAAATATCCGCTATTCAATCATTGAAAAGTCTTTGGCGGCAGAGGGAAAGAGTCTGTAA
- a CDS encoding acyl CoA:acetate/3-ketoacid CoA transferase, whose amino-acid sequence MRKPEKKGTKVQIMTAREAVELIDDGDTLAVCGAGGGIVDPSSLIESLKDRYVETKEPKNLTLWHSSGLGDRGDRGMSPLAQKGMVKRAIGGHWGQSPRLAEMAERNEIEAYNFPQGVMAQLVRSAAAGHPGILSHVGLGTFVDPRNEGGKLNDVTQEDLIRLMEIEGKEWLFYPAVPLDVCFIRATTVDTEGYASLEDEITYMDILATAQAVHNNGGLVILQAKRVVKAGSIHPKKVTIPGYLVDVVVVNPEQEQLYNGSDRFFSGDYTAEDGEAEPLLLDQRKVVARRALMEIAPGNVGNVGVGIADGIGTVAREEGVGDKFTLTVETGPVGGATAQGIFFGASINSKALMSMPAQFDFYDGGGLEVAFLSFAELDAKGNVNVHKFNGKIMGTGGFVNICAGSKKVVLCGTLRAGGLKTEVGDGKIQIKQEGKFEKMVPECSEITFSGEQALKQGQEVVFITERAVFTLTEEGVVLTEAAPGVDVKKDIIDQMGFEPIISENLKQMDQRIFTDGVMGIYDEFMKGSF is encoded by the coding sequence ATGCGTAAGCCAGAAAAGAAAGGTACAAAAGTGCAGATAATGACTGCAAGAGAGGCCGTAGAATTAATAGATGACGGAGATACTCTGGCGGTTTGCGGAGCCGGAGGAGGCATTGTAGATCCGTCTTCATTGATCGAATCTCTGAAAGACAGATATGTGGAGACAAAGGAGCCCAAAAATTTGACGCTGTGGCATTCCAGCGGATTGGGAGACCGTGGGGACCGCGGAATGTCACCACTGGCTCAAAAAGGCATGGTGAAGCGTGCGATCGGAGGACACTGGGGGCAGTCACCGCGTCTGGCTGAGATGGCAGAGAGAAATGAGATCGAAGCCTATAATTTTCCGCAGGGAGTCATGGCGCAGCTGGTCAGAAGCGCAGCCGCCGGCCATCCCGGTATTTTATCTCATGTGGGGCTTGGAACCTTTGTGGATCCTAGAAACGAAGGCGGTAAATTAAATGACGTGACACAAGAAGATCTCATCCGTCTGATGGAGATAGAAGGGAAGGAGTGGCTGTTTTATCCGGCAGTTCCTTTGGATGTATGTTTTATACGTGCTACAACTGTGGACACAGAAGGATATGCTTCTCTGGAAGATGAGATCACTTATATGGATATTCTGGCAACGGCCCAGGCAGTCCATAACAACGGAGGTCTTGTGATTCTGCAGGCAAAACGTGTCGTAAAAGCCGGGAGCATCCATCCGAAAAAAGTGACCATTCCCGGATATCTTGTAGATGTTGTCGTTGTAAATCCGGAGCAGGAACAGCTTTACAATGGCTCTGACCGGTTCTTTTCCGGAGACTATACTGCAGAGGATGGAGAAGCAGAACCTCTTCTGCTGGACCAGAGGAAAGTTGTTGCACGGCGTGCCCTGATGGAGATCGCACCGGGCAACGTGGGAAATGTAGGCGTTGGAATTGCAGACGGTATCGGAACAGTTGCAAGAGAAGAAGGAGTAGGAGATAAATTTACACTGACCGTAGAGACCGGCCCGGTGGGAGGTGCTACTGCCCAGGGGATTTTCTTTGGAGCAAGTATCAATTCAAAGGCGCTGATGTCGATGCCGGCACAGTTCGACTTCTATGACGGAGGCGGACTGGAGGTAGCGTTCTTAAGCTTTGCTGAGCTGGATGCGAAAGGAAATGTCAACGTACATAAATTTAACGGAAAGATCATGGGAACCGGAGGGTTTGTAAACATTTGTGCGGGTTCTAAAAAAGTGGTACTGTGCGGAACCCTGCGTGCCGGAGGACTGAAGACAGAAGTCGGTGACGGAAAAATACAGATCAAACAGGAAGGAAAATTTGAAAAAATGGTTCCTGAATGTTCCGAGATTACGTTCAGCGGAGAACAGGCATTAAAACAGGGGCAGGAAGTCGTATTTATTACAGAACGGGCCGTATTCACTCTTACAGAAGAAGGTGTGGTTCTTACAGAGGCTGCTCCGGGTGTGGATGTCAAAAAAGATATCATCGATCAGATGGGATTTGAACCAATTATTTCAGAAAATCTGAAACAGATGGATCAAAGAATCTTCACCGATGGAGTCATGGGGATCTATGATGAATTTATGAAAGGTTCTTTTTAG
- a CDS encoding MaoC family dehydratase, with translation MSKIAKVEIPLHVGDTAEFTKTVTETDVYLFGGITADYSQMHFNEEYMKKTMYGTRIVHGILTFAIGCTASTKIQEQVKSPVPSASYGYDRLRFIKPVFFGDTLTCRYTVDRVEEETNKTFSKLEIFNQHGEIVVAAVHILKFFPLEDDK, from the coding sequence ATGAGTAAAATTGCAAAAGTTGAAATTCCACTGCACGTTGGCGATACAGCAGAATTTACAAAGACAGTGACAGAAACCGATGTTTATTTATTTGGCGGTATTACAGCAGATTACAGCCAGATGCATTTTAATGAAGAATATATGAAAAAGACAATGTATGGAACAAGGATTGTCCATGGAATCCTTACATTTGCCATTGGCTGTACGGCATCTACGAAAATACAGGAACAGGTAAAATCACCAGTGCCGAGTGCTTCCTATGGATATGACAGACTCCGTTTTATTAAACCGGTATTTTTTGGTGATACCTTGACATGCAGATATACAGTCGATAGAGTGGAAGAAGAGACAAACAAAACATTTTCTAAACTGGAGATATTTAACCAGCACGGCGAGATCGTCGTTGCCGCGGTACATATTCTTAAGTTCTTCCCGCTGGAAGACGACAAATAA
- a CDS encoding ketopantoate reductase family protein — MKICMLGTGSLGSTIGGTLAQGGSEVYFVDQWKEHIDKINENGLKMTDEKEEWFVKVDARTSAEGIGPVDLVIVLVKSFATKEAVAQLKKTNVIGSETLVMSLQNGLGNEETIAEVVGEDNVISGKTYVGGRLLEPGYVSAGVKGKYTYIGELTGKITDRIQAVCEEFNKAGLLCEVSDNIKGLIWDKLLINVAAGALCGITRLPYGPLYEEDYIKDTAVEAIQEGINVAKAAGVKLKSEDPEYAWYAASEGLPGTFKTSILQSLEMKRPTEIDFINGSVVEWGKKFGIATPVNKTLVTCVKGIEKFLLEYEPSLKK, encoded by the coding sequence ATGAAAATTTGTATGTTGGGAACCGGTTCTCTTGGAAGCACAATTGGAGGCACTTTAGCACAGGGCGGGTCTGAAGTTTATTTTGTGGACCAGTGGAAGGAACACATAGATAAGATCAATGAAAACGGTCTGAAAATGACAGATGAAAAGGAAGAATGGTTTGTAAAGGTGGATGCCCGGACTTCAGCGGAAGGGATAGGACCAGTGGATCTGGTAATCGTACTTGTAAAATCATTTGCAACCAAAGAAGCAGTGGCACAGCTGAAAAAGACGAATGTGATCGGATCAGAGACTCTTGTTATGTCCCTTCAGAACGGTCTGGGCAATGAGGAGACGATTGCAGAAGTCGTTGGTGAAGACAATGTCATCAGCGGAAAAACTTATGTAGGAGGACGCCTGCTGGAACCCGGATATGTCAGTGCGGGAGTGAAAGGCAAATATACTTATATAGGTGAGCTGACAGGAAAGATCACAGACAGAATTCAGGCAGTATGTGAGGAATTTAATAAAGCCGGACTGCTGTGTGAAGTCAGTGACAATATCAAAGGTCTGATTTGGGATAAGCTGCTGATCAATGTGGCTGCCGGGGCTCTCTGCGGCATTACCAGACTTCCTTACGGGCCATTATATGAAGAAGATTATATAAAGGATACAGCGGTCGAAGCCATCCAGGAAGGAATTAACGTGGCCAAAGCCGCCGGAGTAAAATTAAAATCCGAAGATCCTGAATACGCATGGTATGCTGCCAGTGAGGGACTTCCCGGAACATTCAAGACTTCCATTTTACAGAGCCTTGAAATGAAACGCCCGACCGAAATTGATTTCATTAACGGATCTGTTGTAGAGTGGGGTAAAAAATTCGGTATTGCTACACCAGTAAACAAAACCCTTGTGACATGCGTCAAAGGAATTGAGAAATTTTTGCTGGAATACGAACCGAGCCTGAAAAAATAG
- a CDS encoding VOC family protein — protein sequence MASYLEHMALRVKDLDWHIRFFEDVFDMPVRMELGEAPNRKVWLHAGIQLNEAVDYEGPEGRADHMGIMTEDVDAVLEKAYRLGVKELPQGHNWFELPSGLCIEVIAGKTDVLKEIIEKKPWIE from the coding sequence ATGGCTTCATATTTAGAACACATGGCTCTCCGCGTAAAAGATCTGGACTGGCATATCCGTTTTTTTGAAGATGTATTTGATATGCCTGTGCGCATGGAACTGGGAGAGGCGCCTAACAGAAAAGTATGGCTGCATGCCGGAATACAGCTCAATGAGGCGGTTGACTATGAAGGACCGGAAGGACGCGCGGATCATATGGGGATTATGACCGAAGATGTGGATGCGGTTTTGGAAAAGGCTTATCGTTTAGGAGTAAAAGAACTGCCGCAGGGACACAACTGGTTTGAACTTCCGAGCGGACTGTGTATTGAGGTGATTGCCGGAAAAACAGATGTATTGAAAGAAATAATAGAGAAAAAGCCCTGGATAGAATAA
- the aroQ gene encoding type II 3-dehydroquinate dehydratase, giving the protein MKKVMMLHCVNHNMYGKRDPKQYGTITLDEINELIEKTAKETGIQVDTFQSNHEGEMVDKIHQVFYEKYDGVIINPGAWTHYNYAIHDALEILECPILEVHMSNIFNREDFRSHSVIAPVAAGMIAGMGESAYTLAVKAFAEMFERSSK; this is encoded by the coding sequence ATGAAAAAAGTAATGATGCTTCACTGTGTCAATCACAATATGTATGGAAAACGTGACCCAAAACAGTATGGAACGATCACTTTGGATGAGATTAATGAGCTGATTGAAAAAACCGCAAAAGAGACCGGGATTCAGGTGGACACGTTTCAAAGCAATCATGAAGGTGAAATGGTAGACAAGATTCACCAGGTATTCTATGAAAAATATGACGGTGTCATCATCAATCCGGGCGCATGGACTCATTATAACTATGCCATCCATGATGCGCTGGAAATATTAGAGTGCCCGATTCTTGAGGTTCATATGTCAAATATCTTTAACAGAGAAGATTTTCGTTCCCACTCCGTCATAGCTCCTGTTGCGGCAGGGATGATAGCAGGTATGGGCGAATCTGCTTATACTCTTGCAGTAAAAGCCTTTGCTGAAATGTTTGAAAGATCAAGTAAATAA
- a CDS encoding ABC transporter substrate-binding protein, with translation MMNKKCKAAVLLLLCVLFLASCRGNRDKDKKQIKEESYTVIKDSTGRKVKIKKEPKKVVALSASLSDVWLLSGGELCGATADVLEEEVVHENLNKKKIKNVGSVKHPDLDTVLSLKPDLVLISGNIEEQMDTAETLKKEDIPYYIVRMNTLDDFLTVLKQMTEVTGEEDNYEEYGEKAREEADYLLKQVPKGRKTTALVLRAYSADIKVKTEENVVCNILQDIGVKNAAANNTNLSENKTPSLEAISESDPDYIFVTTMGDRKLALKKLHDTLETGSGWEDLKAVKQKHIVILPKELYQYKPNSRWSEAYEYILSIVYPDTFHSSVEESK, from the coding sequence ATGATGAATAAAAAGTGCAAAGCGGCTGTTTTACTTCTGCTGTGTGTCTTGTTTCTGGCCTCGTGCAGGGGAAACCGTGACAAGGACAAAAAACAGATAAAAGAAGAGTCATATACAGTGATAAAAGATTCCACCGGGCGAAAAGTAAAGATAAAAAAGGAACCGAAAAAAGTAGTAGCGTTATCGGCGTCCCTGTCGGATGTATGGCTGCTCTCCGGAGGGGAATTATGCGGAGCTACTGCAGATGTGCTGGAAGAAGAGGTAGTCCACGAAAATCTTAACAAAAAAAAGATTAAAAATGTTGGTTCTGTCAAACATCCGGATCTGGATACTGTTCTTTCCCTGAAACCGGATTTGGTTCTGATTTCAGGAAATATTGAGGAGCAGATGGATACAGCTGAGACTCTAAAGAAAGAAGATATTCCATATTATATCGTCAGGATGAATACTCTGGACGATTTCCTGACTGTTTTAAAACAAATGACGGAAGTAACCGGAGAAGAAGATAATTATGAGGAGTATGGAGAGAAAGCAAGGGAGGAAGCGGATTACCTGCTGAAGCAAGTGCCAAAAGGAAGGAAAACGACTGCACTGGTGCTCAGAGCTTATTCTGCAGACATCAAGGTAAAGACAGAGGAAAATGTCGTCTGCAATATCCTGCAGGACATCGGAGTAAAAAATGCAGCGGCGAACAATACAAATCTTTCGGAAAATAAAACTCCTTCACTGGAGGCCATATCAGAGAGTGATCCGGATTATATTTTTGTCACAACCATGGGAGACAGAAAGCTTGCCCTGAAAAAACTTCATGATACTCTGGAAACGGGATCCGGCTGGGAAGATCTGAAGGCTGTGAAGCAGAAGCATATTGTTATTCTTCCGAAAGAATTGTATCAGTATAAGCCAAACAGCCGGTGGAGCGAAGCCTATGAGTATATTCTGTCGATTGTATATCCTGATACTTTTCATTCGTCAGTGGAAGAGAGCAAATAA
- a CDS encoding nitrite/sulfite reductase, giving the protein MDQELKKEFQADLAEFHLMTRKFYQKEISVKEYKGFSGGFGSYAQRGGGSSMLRLRFTGGEITKDKLQFIADSVEKYKIDKLHLTTCQTVQVHNLSDVTVSSLIEEAFEHDIITRGGGGDFPRNVMVSPLSGVEKEEYFDVLPYAREAADFLLTFIKQVKMPRKLKVCFSNSPKNVTHATFRDLGFVARRDHTFDVYSAGGLGNNPKMGVLVDEGIDPSKVLYYIKAMILTFVQYGNYENRGKARTRYMQDTLGPEGYRTAFLENLSKVMAEDSLDLNVQEVPIIKEGCGFLEENFRITAQKQDGLYSVLYHPFGGNIPPELIAPINKAVQKMDQVVLRISPDESLYFINCNKDEALELLELTKDSASNLFETSVACIGSGICQVGLRDSQKLYNTIMDKIRPLDFADGVLPKIHISGCPSSCGTHQIGTLGFRGATKVIDKKPLPAFQLYIGGEETQGNAQFGEDAGTILEADIPDFLIEIGHAVQEKHNSYSDWIQENPDALKVIIQTFTK; this is encoded by the coding sequence ATGGATCAGGAACTAAAAAAAGAATTTCAGGCCGATCTGGCCGAATTTCATTTAATGACAAGAAAGTTTTATCAAAAAGAAATCAGCGTGAAAGAATACAAAGGTTTTTCAGGAGGATTTGGGAGCTACGCACAGAGAGGCGGCGGTTCCAGTATGCTGAGACTTCGGTTTACCGGCGGAGAAATCACGAAAGACAAACTTCAGTTTATTGCAGACAGTGTTGAAAAGTATAAGATTGACAAACTCCATCTGACCACCTGTCAAACCGTACAGGTACACAATCTAAGTGATGTTACCGTCTCCTCTCTTATCGAGGAAGCGTTTGAGCATGATATTATCACCAGAGGAGGCGGCGGTGACTTTCCCAGAAATGTCATGGTTTCCCCTCTCTCCGGAGTAGAAAAAGAAGAGTACTTTGACGTGCTTCCATATGCAAGGGAAGCCGCCGATTTTCTCCTGACTTTCATTAAACAGGTGAAAATGCCCAGAAAGCTGAAGGTCTGTTTCTCTAATTCTCCAAAGAATGTGACGCACGCCACCTTCCGTGATCTTGGATTTGTTGCCCGCAGGGATCACACCTTCGACGTTTACAGCGCCGGCGGCCTTGGAAACAACCCTAAAATGGGCGTACTCGTAGACGAAGGAATAGATCCCTCGAAAGTACTGTACTATATTAAAGCCATGATTCTGACATTTGTACAGTATGGCAACTACGAAAACCGCGGAAAGGCCAGAACACGGTATATGCAGGACACTTTGGGCCCGGAAGGCTACAGGACTGCTTTCCTTGAGAATCTCAGCAAGGTAATGGCTGAAGATTCCCTGGACCTCAATGTACAGGAAGTTCCTATAATAAAAGAGGGCTGCGGCTTCCTCGAGGAAAACTTCCGCATCACCGCCCAGAAACAGGACGGTCTTTACAGCGTTTTGTATCATCCGTTTGGAGGCAATATCCCGCCGGAGCTGATCGCACCGATCAATAAAGCTGTCCAGAAGATGGACCAGGTGGTTTTAAGAATCTCTCCAGATGAGAGCCTGTACTTTATAAACTGCAATAAGGACGAAGCCCTCGAACTTCTGGAGCTTACAAAAGACAGTGCCTCCAATTTATTTGAGACTTCGGTAGCGTGTATTGGAAGCGGAATCTGCCAGGTAGGTCTCAGAGATTCCCAGAAATTATATAACACCATTATGGACAAGATCCGGCCTTTAGATTTTGCGGATGGCGTGCTCCCAAAGATTCATATCTCCGGCTGTCCGTCTTCCTGCGGAACTCACCAGATTGGGACACTTGGCTTTCGCGGAGCCACAAAGGTTATTGACAAAAAACCTCTTCCAGCCTTCCAGCTGTATATCGGCGGAGAGGAAACGCAGGGCAATGCACAGTTCGGGGAGGATGCCGGAACCATTCTTGAAGCAGATATTCCGGACTTCTTAATAGAAATCGGACATGCAGTGCAGGAAAAACACAATTCATATTCTGACTGGATACAAGAAAATCCGGATGCCCTGAAAGTAATCATTCAAACATTCACAAAATAA
- a CDS encoding YqeG family HAD IIIA-type phosphatase, whose amino-acid sequence MFEKFYPNEYMDSTYSIDFKAYYDRGYRGILFDVDNTLVPHNAPADDRAVRFFRELKDIGFDFCFMSNNKEPRVKKFCEAVEGTHYIYKANKPMVGSYEKGMRLMGTDRTNTLFVGDQLFTDVYGANRAKVYSILVKPMNPKEEIQIVLKRYIEKIVLHFYKKK is encoded by the coding sequence ATGTTTGAGAAATTTTACCCGAATGAATATATGGACAGTACTTATTCCATTGACTTTAAAGCATATTATGACAGAGGATACCGGGGGATTTTATTTGATGTAGATAATACCCTGGTGCCTCACAATGCACCTGCAGATGACCGGGCAGTCCGTTTTTTCAGGGAACTGAAGGACATCGGCTTTGATTTTTGTTTTATGTCCAATAACAAGGAACCCAGAGTGAAGAAGTTTTGTGAGGCAGTGGAGGGGACTCATTATATTTACAAAGCAAATAAACCCATGGTTGGAAGCTATGAAAAAGGTATGAGATTAATGGGGACGGACCGGACCAATACATTGTTTGTGGGGGATCAGCTGTTTACGGATGTCTATGGTGCCAATCGCGCGAAAGTTTACAGTATTCTCGTAAAACCTATGAATCCTAAAGAAGAGATACAGATTGTACTAAAAAGATATATTGAGAAGATTGTCCTGCATTTTTACAAGAAAAAATAA
- a CDS encoding PH domain-containing protein → MKYEKLSKRALYCMYAAGAAVGAAALAVIGAVNYFWLFPADIGTGKLISLILVILTLFDMLLSPVFRFYRYRYSINEECIDIKEGYLFVKRDIVPIERLHKLQTAKGPIDQIFKVAKVVVTTAGGDVTIRFLDEEKAEQIAESLRNRINEIVTEQREEVYGE, encoded by the coding sequence ATGAAATATGAGAAATTGTCAAAGAGGGCATTGTATTGCATGTATGCTGCGGGTGCGGCGGTTGGAGCAGCTGCGCTGGCGGTAATTGGGGCGGTGAATTACTTCTGGCTCTTTCCGGCTGACATCGGGACTGGAAAACTGATATCATTAATTTTGGTGATCCTGACCTTGTTTGACATGCTGCTCAGCCCGGTATTCAGATTTTACAGATACCGTTACAGCATCAATGAGGAATGTATTGACATTAAGGAAGGGTATCTGTTTGTAAAGAGAGATATCGTTCCTATTGAAAGGCTGCATAAACTCCAGACGGCAAAGGGCCCGATTGATCAGATCTTTAAGGTGGCAAAGGTCGTCGTGACAACGGCAGGCGGTGATGTGACGATCCGGTTTCTGGATGAGGAGAAAGCAGAACAGATTGCAGAGAGCCTTAGAAACCGTATTAATGAAATTGTGACAGAGCAAAGGGAAGAGGTGTATGGAGAATAA